The following are from one region of the Plasmodium gaboni strain SY75 chromosome 12, whole genome shotgun sequence genome:
- a CDS encoding exported protein (PHISTb), whose product MKMYKRSVWYTLFCGGINILIVLILNIILSSICMIYNDITLDSKYMIIRYIRILSTPDMINNMVNIKIKEEDINEENENEIKSIMSNKYFDNENLYIKLRNNIKKNMEQNNYESIPYSNEYSTTFYNEKDNIIINDINSLDARDNLIRLKMYNIWLELMQNEEMKYYSIRHNIDEFYKNLNQKYNIKKDSNDKALKECNEIVCLSAHYLQRHLNYMFNKWFNTGFMSIAEFNNIINATRIGWSVLTTNVQKRYKDILTDNLIEKINKTNFDGNDIFNSYLGYNFIKDNPQQYDENMNNVSFIGTWQRNKENNIDLHYNIELNEKDKELICDNIIKNNSSIKNYVECLKIAEYIDVDTSDVLVKEKNNIMKRNIRKNNNIYKINNEEKSNNIEKYNNQNVNYNDDVEENETEENVFNNNDDENQTDDIEISLEDIFDKSTNIVREAEDIINGGVNGTSIDSCILIDKPEDYDKQIKSINNNNINGYLDSSNQNYCNHSYLRRKWNSLVLFSDKDKSINSIICSMWKYVCNKNNLLYWRKFNTY is encoded by the coding sequence AGTATCTGTATGatttataatgatataacACTAGACTCAAAGTATATGATAATTAGGTACATAAGAATTCTTAGCACCCCAgatatgataaataatatggtaaatataaaaataaaagaagaagatataaatgaggaaaatgaaaatgagATTAAGTCAATTATGagtaataaatattttgataatgaaaatttatatattaaattaagaaacaatataaaaaagaatatggaacaaaataattatgaatCTATACCATATAGTAATGAATATTCAACTACATTTTACAACGAAAAGGATaacattataattaatgatattaatTCATTAGACGCAAGAGATAATTTGATTAGattaaaaatgtataatatatggTTAGAATTAATGCAGAATGAAgaaatgaaatattatagtATAAGACATAATATAGAtgaattttataaaaatttaaaccagaaatataatataaaaaaagattcAAATGATAAAGCCTTGAAAGAATGTAATGAAATTGTTTGTTTAAGTGCTCATTATCTTCAACGacatttaaattatatgtttaataaaTGGTTTAATACCGGTTTTATGAGTATTGCagaatttaataatataattaacGCTACTAGAATTGGATGGTCAGTATTAACAACCAATGTGCAAAAAAGGTATAAAGATATTTTGACCGACAATTtaattgaaaaaattaataaaacTAATTTTGATGGAAATGATATCTTTAATTCTTATTTAGgttataattttataaaagataatCCACAGcaatatgatgaaaatatgaataatgtGTCATTTATAGGAACATGGCAAAGAAAcaaagaaaataatatagacttgcattataatattgaattaaatgaaaaggATAAAGAATTAATATGTGACaacattattaaaaataattcatccataaaaaattatgttgAATGTTTAAAAATAGCGGAATATATAGATGTTGATACTTCCGATGTTTTGgtaaaagaaaaaaataatataatgaaaagaaatataagaaaaaataataatatttataaaattaataatgaagaaaaaagcaataatatagaaaaatataataatcaaaatgtaaattataatgatgatgtagaagaaaatgaaacaGAGGAAAAtgtatttaataataacGATGATGAAAATCAAACTGATGACATTGAAATAAGTTTAGAGgatatatttgataaatCAACAAATATTGTAAGAGAAGCTGAGGATATTATTAATGGGGGAGTAAATGGTACTTCTATTGATTCATGCATTCTTATAGACAAACCTGAAGATTATgataaacaaataaaaagtataaataataataatataaatggaTATTTAGATTCTTCTAATCAAAATTATTGTAatcattcatatttaaGAAGAAAATGGAATTCTCTTGTTCTCTTCTCAGATAAGGATAAATCTATAAATAGTATTATTTGTTCTATGTGGAAATATgtatgtaataaaaataatcttttatattggagaaaatttaatacatactga